In Sphingobacterium zeae, one genomic interval encodes:
- a CDS encoding RagB/SusD family nutrient uptake outer membrane protein has translation MTKMKLKTLLYLAIVGTVVTSTFSCTKLKEEFKGEAEEGALIEAGALLITAYSSLNTPYQQEQRWVMQEISTDAAMAPTRGGDWDDNGMHRAIHLHSWNADNGYVNNTFVGLSTTVFNAGKVLRSNPNAQQAAEARFIRALAMFDIVDLYGVVPFRQGASLEDFKIAPDVLQPQDVMDFMIKELNEIITTLPAGELKRAYVANKNAARVLLMKIYLNKGAFLNRQKPTFDADDMNKVIALAKEITATGPYSVSAKGKYFDNFAPDNDEKSTENIFTLYNKNGDRGGSVDRTWNTIAHYNMNPSGWNGWCTLSDYYDKFATNDERRGLYYEYAADTTSNRKKEFKRQNVGFFAGQQYNWSTNKPLMARNPSNTPLSFTPEVTIRTSGNTLETAGIRPMKYAYDYASSGQKNNDWVVYRYADVLLMQAEAILRGGTGTAAEALALVNGIRLNRGVDNLTAMTLDNLLDERARELYWEGWRRQDLIRFGKYLLAWQEKAADADPKTLLYPIPNLQLAVNPNLKQNPGY, from the coding sequence ATGACAAAGATGAAATTAAAAACATTATTATATTTAGCAATAGTCGGTACAGTAGTGACGAGCACTTTTTCGTGTACCAAGCTGAAAGAAGAATTTAAAGGGGAGGCAGAGGAAGGTGCCTTGATTGAAGCGGGGGCTTTGTTAATCACCGCTTACAGTTCATTGAACACCCCTTATCAACAAGAGCAACGTTGGGTGATGCAGGAAATCTCAACTGATGCCGCGATGGCTCCAACACGCGGCGGTGACTGGGACGACAATGGAATGCACCGTGCCATTCACCTTCATTCTTGGAATGCAGATAATGGCTATGTGAATAATACCTTTGTGGGATTGAGTACAACAGTTTTTAATGCTGGAAAGGTATTACGGAGCAATCCGAATGCGCAACAAGCCGCCGAGGCAAGGTTCATTCGTGCACTTGCTATGTTTGACATCGTAGATTTATATGGTGTGGTACCTTTCCGCCAAGGAGCTTCTTTAGAAGATTTTAAGATAGCACCCGATGTATTACAACCGCAAGATGTGATGGATTTTATGATAAAAGAGCTCAATGAAATCATAACAACCTTGCCTGCAGGGGAACTAAAAAGAGCGTATGTTGCAAATAAAAATGCAGCGAGAGTATTGTTGATGAAAATTTACTTGAATAAGGGGGCTTTTTTGAATAGGCAGAAGCCGACTTTTGATGCGGACGATATGAACAAAGTAATAGCTTTGGCGAAGGAAATTACAGCGACAGGGCCATACAGCGTATCAGCAAAAGGTAAATATTTTGACAATTTTGCACCTGATAACGACGAAAAGTCCACAGAGAATATTTTTACTTTGTACAATAAAAATGGAGACCGGGGTGGAAGTGTGGACCGCACTTGGAATACCATCGCGCATTATAACATGAATCCTAGTGGTTGGAACGGTTGGTGTACACTGTCCGATTATTATGATAAATTCGCTACAAACGATGAGCGTAGGGGTCTTTATTATGAATATGCTGCGGATACAACGTCTAATAGAAAAAAAGAATTTAAACGCCAAAATGTTGGTTTTTTTGCTGGTCAGCAATACAATTGGAGCACGAACAAACCTTTAATGGCAAGGAACCCCTCGAATACTCCATTGTCTTTTACGCCTGAAGTAACCATTCGCACCTCAGGTAATACGCTGGAAACTGCGGGCATCCGTCCCATGAAATATGCTTACGATTATGCATCCTCTGGACAAAAGAACAATGATTGGGTCGTGTATCGTTATGCGGATGTCTTGTTGATGCAAGCAGAGGCAATACTCCGAGGAGGTACAGGGACCGCTGCCGAAGCTCTTGCTTTAGTTAATGGAATTCGACTCAATCGTGGTGTAGATAATCTTACAGCAATGACGCTTGATAATCTGTTGGATGAACGTGCTCGCGAGTTATATTGGGAAGGGTGGAGAAGACAAGATTTGATCCGTTTTGGTAAGTATTTACTGGCCTGGCAGGAAAAGGCGGCTGACGCTGATCCAAAAACCCTACTTTATCCGATTCCGAACTTGCAGCTTGCGGTGAATCCAAACTTGAAACAGAATCCAGGCTATTAA
- a CDS encoding TonB-dependent receptor domain-containing protein, with the protein MTFGNGGSAGQVNFQNKDLKWETSTTLNAGVDFSVLKGRLYGSIDYFHKKTTDALFEQTLAMDGPAGRIWVNLDGEILNKGVEIALTGTLLKSENWNWDVTGNATFLKNSASGLKGDYETGALRGQGFSGVLGQRMTNGQPLNVWYLADFQGIDPVTGTSMYLGKDGSVSTGNDPASNKFYRNSPNPTTLLGISTNVSYKQFSLSANMNGALGHYLFNNTAATALGLSNLSARNIGSTFFNTAIKESISNSAAPSTRFLEKGDYLKMANLTLSYRVGNIGRALKNLNVSLTGQNLFIITKYTGFDPEVNTDGSVNGIPSLGIEYLPYPPARNILLGVNFSL; encoded by the coding sequence ATTACCTTTGGTAATGGCGGAAGTGCTGGGCAAGTAAATTTCCAAAATAAAGACTTAAAATGGGAAACGTCAACAACCCTTAACGCAGGAGTTGATTTTTCCGTGTTGAAAGGTCGTTTATATGGTTCGATCGATTATTTTCACAAGAAAACAACCGATGCGTTGTTTGAACAAACACTGGCAATGGATGGTCCAGCCGGACGTATATGGGTGAATTTAGACGGTGAGATTCTTAATAAAGGGGTTGAAATTGCATTGACAGGAACACTGTTGAAAAGTGAAAACTGGAATTGGGATGTAACAGGTAATGCAACATTTCTAAAAAATAGTGCAAGTGGACTTAAAGGTGATTATGAGACAGGAGCATTGCGTGGACAGGGATTCTCCGGTGTATTGGGGCAACGCATGACGAATGGACAGCCTTTAAACGTGTGGTATTTAGCAGATTTTCAAGGTATTGATCCCGTGACAGGAACGAGCATGTACTTGGGGAAAGATGGAAGTGTCAGTACGGGCAATGACCCCGCTTCCAATAAATTCTATAGAAACAGTCCAAATCCAACAACGCTTTTAGGTATCTCGACAAATGTGAGCTATAAACAATTCTCATTGTCAGCCAATATGAATGGTGCACTAGGACATTATCTTTTTAACAATACCGCAGCAACAGCACTGGGCTTAAGCAATTTGTCTGCTCGAAATATTGGATCTACATTTTTTAATACTGCTATTAAGGAATCAATCTCAAATTCAGCAGCGCCTTCTACGCGTTTTCTGGAAAAAGGAGATTATTTGAAAATGGCTAATCTTACTTTGAGTTATCGTGTTGGTAATATAGGCAGAGCGCTTAAGAATTTAAATGTATCGCTGACTGGACAGAATCTTTTCATTATCACGAAATATACAGGATTTGATCCCGAGGTGAATACGGATGGCTCAGTAAATGGAATTCCTTCATTAGGCATTGAATACTTGCCATATCCGCCAGCCAGAAATATACTTTTGGGAGTCAATTTTTCCTTATAA